Proteins from a single region of Rhea pennata isolate bPtePen1 chromosome 4, bPtePen1.pri, whole genome shotgun sequence:
- the TDO2 gene encoding tryptophan 2,3-dioxygenase isoform X3 has translation MGHGPRRRAGRVAPRREIRSHIRFNFSKLSLEDEKDEKSQEGLNKASKGGLVYGDYLQLNKILNAQELQSEKKGNKIHDEHLFIVTHQAYELWFKQILWEMDSVRVIFQNGHVRDERNMLKVVTRMHRISMILKLLVEQFSVLETMTALDFFDFRDYLSPASGFQSLQFRLLENKIGVPQSLRVPYNRRHYRDNFKGQDYEQLLKSEQEPTLLQLVEAWLERTPGLEAEGFDFWGQFERNVLRGLEEEFAMVQAKPESEEKDDLLSELQKQKDVLLSLFDEKRHEHLLSKGERRLSYKALKGALMIYFYREEPRFQVPFQLLTSLMDIDVLMTKWRYNHVCMVHRMIGSKAGTGGSSGYHYLRSTVRQDGG, from the exons ATGGGCCACGGGCCCAGGAGGAGAGCGGGGCGGGTGGCCCCACGCCGGGAGATAAGGTCCCATATAAG atttaaTTTTAGCAAACTATCTttggaagatgaaaaagatgaaaagtcaCAAGAAGGGCTGAATAAAGCGAGCAAGGGTGGACTTGTCTATGGCGATTATCTCCAA ctgaacAAAATATTGAATGCTCAAGAACTCCagagtgaaaagaaaggaaacaaaatccaTGATGAGCATCTTTTTATTGTGACACATCAAG CTTATGAACTTTGGTTTAAGCAGATTCTATGGGAGATGGACTCTGTTCGGGTGATCTTTCAAAATGGCCAC gtAAGAGATGAGAGAAACATGCTGAAGGTTGTTACTCGAATGCACAGAATTTCAATGATTCTAAAATTACTTGTGGAACAGTTCTCAGTTTTGGAAACTATGACTGCACTGGACTTCTTTGATTTCAG AGACTACTTAAGCCCAGCTTCTGGTTTTCAGAGCCTGCAGTTTCGCTTGCTAGAGAACAAAATTGGTGTTCCCCAAAGTCTGAGAGTCCCCTATAACAGAAGGCATTATCGTGATAACTTCAAGGGGCAGGACTACGAACAACTGCTTAAATCAGAGCAAGAGCCAACACTACTGCAACTGGTGGAG GCATGGCTGGAAAGAACTCCAGGACTTGAAGCAGAAGGATTTGATTTCTGGGGACAATTTGAAAGGAATGTTTTAAGAGGTCTAGAAGAGGAATTTGCCATGGTGCAG GCCAAACCAgagtcagaagaaaaagatgacttATTATCGGAACtccaaaaacagaaagatgtaCTTCTTTCGTTATTTGATGAAAAACGCCATGAACACCTTCTTAGTAAAG GAGAAAGAAGACTGTCTTATAAAGCTCTGAAGGGTGCTCTGATGATCTACTTCTACAG AGAAGAGCCTCGTTTCCAGGTTCCCTTTCAGCTTCTTACTTCTCTTATGGATATTGATGTACTCATGACCAAATGGAGAT ATAACCATGTCTGCATGGTGCACAGAATGATCGGCAGCAAGGCTGGCACAGGAGGCTCATCAGGCTACCACTATTTGCGCTCAACAGTGAG
- the TDO2 gene encoding tryptophan 2,3-dioxygenase isoform X1: MGHGPRRRAGRVAPRREIRSHIRFNFSKLSLEDEKDEKSQEGLNKASKGGLVYGDYLQLNKILNAQELQSEKKGNKIHDEHLFIVTHQAYELWFKQILWEMDSVRVIFQNGHVRDERNMLKVVTRMHRISMILKLLVEQFSVLETMTALDFFDFRDYLSPASGFQSLQFRLLENKIGVPQSLRVPYNRRHYRDNFKGQDYEQLLKSEQEPTLLQLVEAWLERTPGLEAEGFDFWGQFERNVLRGLEEEFAMVQAKPESEEKDDLLSELQKQKDVLLSLFDEKRHEHLLSKGERRLSYKALKGALMIYFYREEPRFQVPFQLLTSLMDIDVLMTKWRYNHVCMVHRMIGSKAGTGGSSGYHYLRSTVSDRYKVFVDLFNLSTFLVPRHWIPKMNPTIHKFLYTAEYCDSSYFSSDDSD, from the exons ATGGGCCACGGGCCCAGGAGGAGAGCGGGGCGGGTGGCCCCACGCCGGGAGATAAGGTCCCATATAAG atttaaTTTTAGCAAACTATCTttggaagatgaaaaagatgaaaagtcaCAAGAAGGGCTGAATAAAGCGAGCAAGGGTGGACTTGTCTATGGCGATTATCTCCAA ctgaacAAAATATTGAATGCTCAAGAACTCCagagtgaaaagaaaggaaacaaaatccaTGATGAGCATCTTTTTATTGTGACACATCAAG CTTATGAACTTTGGTTTAAGCAGATTCTATGGGAGATGGACTCTGTTCGGGTGATCTTTCAAAATGGCCAC gtAAGAGATGAGAGAAACATGCTGAAGGTTGTTACTCGAATGCACAGAATTTCAATGATTCTAAAATTACTTGTGGAACAGTTCTCAGTTTTGGAAACTATGACTGCACTGGACTTCTTTGATTTCAG AGACTACTTAAGCCCAGCTTCTGGTTTTCAGAGCCTGCAGTTTCGCTTGCTAGAGAACAAAATTGGTGTTCCCCAAAGTCTGAGAGTCCCCTATAACAGAAGGCATTATCGTGATAACTTCAAGGGGCAGGACTACGAACAACTGCTTAAATCAGAGCAAGAGCCAACACTACTGCAACTGGTGGAG GCATGGCTGGAAAGAACTCCAGGACTTGAAGCAGAAGGATTTGATTTCTGGGGACAATTTGAAAGGAATGTTTTAAGAGGTCTAGAAGAGGAATTTGCCATGGTGCAG GCCAAACCAgagtcagaagaaaaagatgacttATTATCGGAACtccaaaaacagaaagatgtaCTTCTTTCGTTATTTGATGAAAAACGCCATGAACACCTTCTTAGTAAAG GAGAAAGAAGACTGTCTTATAAAGCTCTGAAGGGTGCTCTGATGATCTACTTCTACAG AGAAGAGCCTCGTTTCCAGGTTCCCTTTCAGCTTCTTACTTCTCTTATGGATATTGATGTACTCATGACCAAATGGAGAT ATAACCATGTCTGCATGGTGCACAGAATGATCGGCAGCAAGGCTGGCACAGGAGGCTCATCAGGCTACCACTATTTGCGCTCAACAGTGAG TGACAGATACAAGGTGTTTGTGGATTTGTTCAatctttcaacatttttagTGCCAAGACACTGGATACCAAAGATGAATCCAACTATTCATAAATTCCTTTATACAGCAGAATACTGCGACAGCTCTTATTTTAGCAGTGATGACTCAGACTAG
- the TDO2 gene encoding tryptophan 2,3-dioxygenase isoform X2, which yields MSGCPFVGSKHQFNFSKLSLEDEKDEKSQEGLNKASKGGLVYGDYLQLNKILNAQELQSEKKGNKIHDEHLFIVTHQAYELWFKQILWEMDSVRVIFQNGHVRDERNMLKVVTRMHRISMILKLLVEQFSVLETMTALDFFDFRDYLSPASGFQSLQFRLLENKIGVPQSLRVPYNRRHYRDNFKGQDYEQLLKSEQEPTLLQLVEAWLERTPGLEAEGFDFWGQFERNVLRGLEEEFAMVQAKPESEEKDDLLSELQKQKDVLLSLFDEKRHEHLLSKGERRLSYKALKGALMIYFYREEPRFQVPFQLLTSLMDIDVLMTKWRYNHVCMVHRMIGSKAGTGGSSGYHYLRSTVSDRYKVFVDLFNLSTFLVPRHWIPKMNPTIHKFLYTAEYCDSSYFSSDDSD from the exons ATGAGTGGGTGTCCCTTTGTGGGGAGCAAACACCA atttaaTTTTAGCAAACTATCTttggaagatgaaaaagatgaaaagtcaCAAGAAGGGCTGAATAAAGCGAGCAAGGGTGGACTTGTCTATGGCGATTATCTCCAA ctgaacAAAATATTGAATGCTCAAGAACTCCagagtgaaaagaaaggaaacaaaatccaTGATGAGCATCTTTTTATTGTGACACATCAAG CTTATGAACTTTGGTTTAAGCAGATTCTATGGGAGATGGACTCTGTTCGGGTGATCTTTCAAAATGGCCAC gtAAGAGATGAGAGAAACATGCTGAAGGTTGTTACTCGAATGCACAGAATTTCAATGATTCTAAAATTACTTGTGGAACAGTTCTCAGTTTTGGAAACTATGACTGCACTGGACTTCTTTGATTTCAG AGACTACTTAAGCCCAGCTTCTGGTTTTCAGAGCCTGCAGTTTCGCTTGCTAGAGAACAAAATTGGTGTTCCCCAAAGTCTGAGAGTCCCCTATAACAGAAGGCATTATCGTGATAACTTCAAGGGGCAGGACTACGAACAACTGCTTAAATCAGAGCAAGAGCCAACACTACTGCAACTGGTGGAG GCATGGCTGGAAAGAACTCCAGGACTTGAAGCAGAAGGATTTGATTTCTGGGGACAATTTGAAAGGAATGTTTTAAGAGGTCTAGAAGAGGAATTTGCCATGGTGCAG GCCAAACCAgagtcagaagaaaaagatgacttATTATCGGAACtccaaaaacagaaagatgtaCTTCTTTCGTTATTTGATGAAAAACGCCATGAACACCTTCTTAGTAAAG GAGAAAGAAGACTGTCTTATAAAGCTCTGAAGGGTGCTCTGATGATCTACTTCTACAG AGAAGAGCCTCGTTTCCAGGTTCCCTTTCAGCTTCTTACTTCTCTTATGGATATTGATGTACTCATGACCAAATGGAGAT ATAACCATGTCTGCATGGTGCACAGAATGATCGGCAGCAAGGCTGGCACAGGAGGCTCATCAGGCTACCACTATTTGCGCTCAACAGTGAG TGACAGATACAAGGTGTTTGTGGATTTGTTCAatctttcaacatttttagTGCCAAGACACTGGATACCAAAGATGAATCCAACTATTCATAAATTCCTTTATACAGCAGAATACTGCGACAGCTCTTATTTTAGCAGTGATGACTCAGACTAG